The following is a genomic window from Bacillus sp. V2I10.
CGAAATGGAAAATGGGCGGCATTGCCGGTGTTGCCACTTATCCGGAGTACCGCCGAAGCGGGTATGTGAAAGAAATGATTACATTTCTTCTAGAATACATGAGAAAAGAGGGCTTCAGTGTTTCCATGCTGCACCCATTTTCCGTGCCATTTTACAGAAAATACGGCTGGGAGCTGTTTTGCAGCCAATTAAAAGCTTCATTAAAATCAGAAGACCTTGTCATGAAAAAGCAAGTGCAAGGGAAAATCAGACGCTTTCAAAAGGAGGAGCATTCTTCTCAAATCGAAGAAATATATAATCAATTTGCCAAGCAATTCTCAGGCATGCTCGTCCGTGAAACATCTTGGTGGCAGGCGTCCATTTATGATGATCTTACTGCAGCTGTCTATTATAATGAAGCTGGAGAAGCTAAGGGTTATATGCTCTATGAAGTGAAAAAAGCTAAAATGACAGTTGAGGAGTTTGTTCCGCTAACAACTGACTCAAGAAACGGGCTATGGAATTTCATCTGCCAGCATGACTCAATGATTAAAGAACTTGAGATCGCTACATACGATAGCGACCCGTTATTTTTTTCGCTCAATGAACCGAGAATTAAAGCGGAAGTGACACCTTATTTTATGGTGCGGATCGTTGATGCCGAAAGCTTATTAAAGAATTATGATTTCAAGTGGTCAGAAGAGGTTTCTGAACTTGTCATTCATTTAAAAGATCAGCATGCTCCTTGGAATACTGGTACGTATAAGATTAAGAACAAAGAAGTCACTAAATTGAACGGATCAGAATCTGAGGGACTGTCGCTCGATATTAATACTCTGTCTGCGATGCTGTTTGGTTACAAACGGCCTGCTGATTTATATGAAATCGGTCATATTGAAGGCGGTGAAGAAGCAATAAAAGGAATGGAAACGCTTATTCCCTCAAGAAAAGCTTTCTTTTATGACTTCTTTTAATAAGGAAAGAGCTGCGTTTGCAGCTCTTTTTTGCATGAAATTGTTATCGCAGATTCCTATAATGACTCAAAGCTAGGAGCGGAAAAATCCTATTGTAGCTGTGATAATGAATATAAAATTGCTTCGGAAGCCCGATTCCTGTAGGATATACAGAGCTTTTTTCATCGAAAGGCTGCATTAGGCGCTTTATGCCTTTTTGTATCACTGCGTCCTTCTTATCCAGCACACATAATAGGGCATCAAGAGCCCAGGCTGTTTGGGAGGGAGTACTGAAA
Proteins encoded in this region:
- the eis gene encoding enhanced intracellular survival protein Eis, which codes for MTVIKLTKDRYLEALKLSEYAFQYKVPEESIEKRLKTMEKHHELFGILEGEELAAKLHLLPLEVYLGETKWKMGGIAGVATYPEYRRSGYVKEMITFLLEYMRKEGFSVSMLHPFSVPFYRKYGWELFCSQLKASLKSEDLVMKKQVQGKIRRFQKEEHSSQIEEIYNQFAKQFSGMLVRETSWWQASIYDDLTAAVYYNEAGEAKGYMLYEVKKAKMTVEEFVPLTTDSRNGLWNFICQHDSMIKELEIATYDSDPLFFSLNEPRIKAEVTPYFMVRIVDAESLLKNYDFKWSEEVSELVIHLKDQHAPWNTGTYKIKNKEVTKLNGSESEGLSLDINTLSAMLFGYKRPADLYEIGHIEGGEEAIKGMETLIPSRKAFFYDFF